The nucleotide window aaaagaaaataatccAAAGAAAATAAACCGAGAAACTAATCCACGAAAATAACTAAAGAGAATTAATTCTTATTAgaatcaatttcaaatttaaacttataattttcaCTTTGATATAACAACCAACTAGCCCAGTCAATCTCGGTTATTTTCCACAAATAAAGAAAGGCATCATGGTAAATATTCTAAGAATTCCCTATAAATCACAAATGTTATGAAACAGAACTTTCggtggtgaaaaaaaaaattatgaaacttgataaaacttaaaatgtatgtagaaatgtacttaaatattctgattttgagtcataaaagcacaatattattttattatactaaattaaaaagttgcaatttttaatctatatatcacgtgacctaaaacacgagccgccatgGTGTGACCTAAGACCGGCAAATACGGTCAGTTCAGTGTAAACAGCTGAATTATATCTATCAACTTTAACTTCAAAGATTTACttcaactttaaattaaacaatttcaaagtgaattttatttgtatttatttattaaaatgcaaaCCGAATTTGTAAAAGCAGTTATAGTTCTTGCAATGTACGAGCGCGCGTGgcctttatttgtgtttgtaaccGTAAACACATAATTGCGTTAGTGTGTGTAACCGATGGAGCGATCAGTAGCGAGTGAGCCTTCGCTCGGGTAAGTTGTACTTATTGTTTCCGCGTCGCTATTTTTACGAAGTACGGTCAGCATGTCAAACCTCAAATGTGAAagaaaacgtaaaataattcatagcgaggtaagtttttttatttttatacttgttttttgatattgttgTAGTTACCAATATGTAACTTTACTACTATTTGCAGGGACGCGCCATTATTGCCCGCGTGTACCACTTTCTTCAAGAAgagtataattttatgaaagcgAACAATATGGATCATTGCGATTTGAGCCCTTTGGCTAATATACGGAAACGTACCGCTGAAGCTACAGGGTTTAGTGAACGAACTGTAACTacaattttaaaagaagaaaaagagcTGCCATCTTCTTCTGCAAGTTTTACTTCACCTATGAAAAAACGACGCaagagaaataataaatttaatttagccaACATGAGCCTTGAAATCATTCGAACTACTGTGCAAAATTTCCATATTGTAGAAAAgcaattactaacattatcaaAATTGCGATCAGTTTTGAGCGAAAAGATTGGGTTTGATGGATGCTTAAACACATTACGTTCGATATTAAAGAAATTAGGCTACAAATGGAGAAAAATTGGGAACAACAGAGAAGCATTACAAGAAAGACATGAAATTCAACTTTggcgtttaaattttttaaaaaagatcttTCAATACCGTTCGGAAGGTCGTCCTATTGTATACACTGACGAAACATATGTTTTGACTTCTCACGTGCGGCAAAACACCTGGTTGCGTCAAAACAATGACCTCAAAGGCAATAAACAGTTTTCAAAGAAACTGAGCACAGGAAGCCGCTTTATTGTAGTGCATGCAGGCAGCAGCGACGGTTTTGTGCCTAATGCTTCGCTAGTCTACAAAGCTGCATCTACATCAGGAGATTATCACTCAAATATGAATCatgataattatacaaaatggcTTAATGAAAAGTTATTGCCAAACTTACCTGAGAAGTCAGTTATTGTTATGGACAACGCTTCTTATCATAATACTCGGAGCAGCAAAATACCGACCTCTAATTCCAGTAAAGGGGAAATGCAAAAGTGGCTGACAGAGAATGGCATCTCATTTgataatcgttttaaaaaagtagaactgtatgatttaattaaaaagaacaaggaccgttttataacatttaaaatagatgactttataagaaaaaaaggttTCGAAATCTTAAGACTCCCTCCGTATCACCCAGAGCTTAACCCGATTGAAAATATATGGGGTATTATAAAAAACCAAATTGCCTCAAAAATTATAGGCCAAACCATGACCGTTGTTCAAAGTTTAATAGATGAGTGCATAAATAATATAGACCAAATCACCTGGCGAAATACATGCAAGCACGttgaaaaaattgaaaaagactACATGAAATATTTCGACTATGATTTccagtttattataaatgtgagtgAAGATGATGACAGCGACAATGAAAGTGAAAATGATGACAGCGACAGGGTAGAAATGTTTGatgaaaatagtaatataatttaaattcttttgttattaataataactgaacgaaatttttattttgtgtatattttaattttctacctgtaattatttattattactaatgtaAATTAGTAGTTACTTtaacgcttttgtttatttttcattttgaccactcctaataaataaataaataaaaaatatttaaaatataaaaataggtgaaatccataaattaaattaatgaatttttggTTGCTAACCGTACGCACGGTTGCTTTTACGCCTACATTGACGCGTATACAGATTGGTCACTCATAAGATATACAACTAAGGGCGACGCGCGCTCGTAGATTGCAAGAACTATAGTATGAATCTGCCAAATATTGATTCAATGATGGTTGCAAAGTTCTTTGCATGTAACCCAGACTTCTGTTCTGCCGAATTCCGGAATGTTAAAACCTCTTTGTAAGtattacttgtaatattataatgtttttctaTGTAAATGCCAGGTGTCCTAATCAGTacaaaaatattggaaagtgtTAGGTTATGATTTATTCCCTATGTTACTGCCAAATTAagactttattttgtttacagatCTACAAGAGAATCGTACGGTGATGATGCTATTGGGTATGTGCAGCTACAGAGAACCCaaaatacatgtattataaaatgtacaatatgtCCAGAACATAAAGTGCGCTCCAAATCATATTCTGTCACTCTTATTGTAGATGAGCAAGAAGATGATGTGTTACAGGTAACATGCCATGATTGTCCTGCATCGAGTGGTGGTTGTAAACATGCTATCGCCTTTTTAATGTGGTGTCATCGTCGAAGCGAAGAGCCCTCATGCACTTCAATACAATGCTATTGGAAGAAATCAACTCTAGCAAAGATTGGATCTTCAATTAAAGTCATAACCACTAAGGACATGATAAAAAAGAAGATAAAAACTGATGAAAGCAAACGTATTGATACAGTGACAAGTGTGGTGAATAATTTTTTGACAGAatcaaaaaaaagaaaaattaccacatgtcaatatttaaaacatcaaaatgtgattttatttacaaaaaaattaatatgctcTCTTTACATTACCTAATGTGTAGTAAAAAAAGCAATGATTGTGATGAATTTTTGAAacaaataacacatttttttaatgatataaatattagaaatgtaGAAAGAGACCAGGAACCAACATAGAAGTGGATTATGGTACGAGTTACGGTATAGGAGAATTACTGCTTCAAAATGTTTTGAAGTAAGCAGGTGCAAAACCACCAATAGTACTCTGGTTGCAAGTATTCTTGGAGCAAGAACCATAGAGACGAATGCCATAAAACGTGGTAAAAATTTAGAAGATAGTATAAGAAAAACTGTGGAGGAAATATTgggcaaaaaaataacaaaatgtggATTATTTATATCTGAACAGAATCCTATGATTGCAGGCTCACCAGATGgtatttgtgaataaaaatatacaatagaaaTGAAGTGCCCAAGTAGcaagaaaaatgaaaataattatataaaaaatggagCTATCACCAAACAATATTATGCGCAAGTGCAAGTTCAAATGTATtgtgcaaatttaaaaaaaagttacttttgtGTTGCAAGCAGTGATTTTGAAAGAGacaataaagttgaaattttagaGATTGAGTATGACCAAAGCTATGTGGCGGAACTACTTCACACAGTTATCTTTTTttggaaacaaaatatttttcctgtgttatataaaactataacaatataataaaaaagtaaaattaaaatatgtacttttttttattttatcttttataagtGAAGTCATACAATATTAGAATAAGCACGTATTAAtttcttcatatattttatttcattaagaaaACAAGAAacacattcaaataaaatacaagcacAAAACATTGACCAATATATGTAGTTTCCAGTTACagaaaagaattaataaaatgagtGAAAATTACTACTAACttcaatatcaaaaatgactagggcaatgttatataaaaaaaaacataaaactacagaatctaaataaataaaagaaattaaaaataaacttttgttcATAAGGCATTAAGGAAGTATccctttaaattaaatgaatttgctGTTAGCGAGTAACTCTAACCTCAATGGTGCTATGTCATAGAATGTCATCATTAAttacatcatattattattatatactagcgacccgccccggcttcgcatgggtgtaatactgatactaaatatactgcagaatatcaatatataaaaaaatcatagcaAACCACTACggatacattattttgatatatcttgTCTTatagaaacttctaaaattatcagtgttattgTACTATATGCTCCATGTattgtatgtatctatatatctattaagAAAAATCGCATccaaatccgttgtgtaattttaaagaactaagcatacatagggacagacagcggtaagtgactttgttttatactgtgtaatgatgataattattacaacttcaactttaatattatcCTATGTAGCATAATATTTAAGACAAGCAAAAatacacaatttcttttttaataaagtttcatgaCAGTCAGATTCTTGGGACAGAcaagaaataatgaaataatagtaAGGGgttgagaaatatattatagttgttAGAGAATTATTGTCAAGCtcgaatttattttgatatcttgATCTACTGAAATTATAAGTCTTAGAGAATCCAGAATTCAACaatgctattaaaatataactaaagaaaaatgttttcataataataaacaatattgcattttacatttgtattaagaaataattatttaattagagaATCTTGCAGGTTTATAAGAGCACAAGCTGTTATAATACACTCATCtaaaactgtaattaaattagtattgacAACTGAATGAGGTTTCAGTATACTAAACTCACGAATTCTGCGTATCACTCTCTCAACGTGAATTCTAAGGCTTGCTATTTGTTTGGTTAGTCTAGCTTCTGATTTTGTAAGTTTTGAAGCACTACTAATACCTGGAGGCctcattaaagtaaaatttcttCGTTTTAAATACAGTTCAATATGTTTGAACCCTCTGTCTGCTAAAATACAAGTTTTATATTCTAACCTATCCAAAAACTTACAATGTTCGACTAAATTGACATCACTAATCCTGCCCCCATATCCAGCAGACACAAAACTTATCAGTCCATCAGGTGTACAAGCAACcaaatactttattgtatttgCCTTCTTGTATTCTGACCAAGTCATTGCTTGATGTATGGCTCTTGTTGGCTTCTGAATTTCAATTTCCAAGCAATCTATGATGCAAGTAACTTTGTGAAATCGATGCCGGAAAGCAATAGGTAAGTTTCTATTGTTTGTCGACTAAAAGGCTTTATAAAAGAAGACAGTGCCTTGCATATAAGCAGTAACTtagttagaaatattttactagTTTGTGATGAAAGGCGAAGGTGCTGCACATCCCGTAGCGCCGAAGGCCACTGAGTttcgaaattgttaataaatagccTGATTTGAGGTTAGAATTATAAGATTAGTTTTTGCCAATATCTCAGGAACGAAGCAAATTCGCATGATGGGAATGGTACCAGAGCATAGGGAGAATACTCATATCCTTCCCCACAGCCCCTCTACCCCCTGCTCCTGCAGCAGATTACTAAACCGCAATCAAACATTCCCTAATCATGAGGCAACAAATATCAGAATTAATAACAAACAACTGGTTTTAACAAcaatattcaaagtttaaaacaatataaaagttataaaaacttagaaaataaatttaggtCACAACTACTcaaatttcaaatgtcaaaataaaacaagcggtaattttaaaattatatataaacataacctTGTCAAGGACTTGTCAAAGTCAACTGACAGATGACATCCAATAATCTAAGTTAGATATTATTCAATCCATATCCTGTTCCTTTGTCTtaaacttcttcatcccatttacgacattctccctcctaaagtccctcgtcctataaatgttgaatgtttgttgacgtttgtgtttattccattttgttcttttttgtgtaaatatattaaatgtaataaaattaagttgtgaatagtccaattgagtgatatatcttattatatatagttgagagtactaacaattatttgtaatttatcttattattaacccttaatgtttgtgttttattcTAGGTTatggattaacaaggaaattactactactatacttggctttaaaatttaatagagtttgttatctcaaccataccgatcaatctcattcgtgtcttgtccatcctacgtgacattggcgaaataatttgtgtcctgtcggcacaactaaaagccattaaaataagaattgaattagatattcaattaaattgtgaTTAGTCCAATTTAgtctcatattttattatatatatagtttagaatactaacaagtaattttaatttaccctattattaactcttaatgtttgtgttgttctagtttatggattaacaaggaaataatttataattttcagctATAATATTTCTCTATGTGGCTATAGGTGTGGTGGACTCTgatttgatgataataattttgaattatttgctTTAATAATTAGTTGTTATGACAGTTTTCAAAACTACAAACTAAACTACACTACCTAACCACTTACAATAAGAATTGCCCATCGGCTTTTTATATAAGTagcaaaatttagttttttaagagATGTACTCAGTACctttacacataaaaaaaaagaattagtgTCTAAAACCAAAAATTGCTCTTTGGAACATatgaacaaatttaaatataactatgttGCATTATATCTCATATTTACTATACACATAagcttttttttgtacattgtaTTGTGTTATGTTTAGAATCCTAAAAATAATAGAGTTTTAATTTCATgtatgtttcaaataactaaaatataattataattgtacatgcaaaatggaaaaaaaaaaaaatatcccgctgagtttcttttgccggttcttctcaggtccgaggtgctaaattccgaaccggtggtagatttttgacaatcaataagcaagtgtaaacacttctatattcaataaagatttttgatttgatttgatttgatttggttgAATCAACCCAAGAACATTGCTATGTTATGAATTGGTAGGTACAGTACGGGAgtctttttatttagttttttattaattttgtaatacataaatagCAAAATTTCATTGTTAGGTGCACTTCATATAccaattgttattaatatatataataatattttaaagtaaaagaataaaaaatttaatttctcgaCTACAGATAAATTTGTAGGAATTACAGTCTACATTATTGTTCATACGCGCTCcgactaaaataaaaaccaaattctAGAGCTATTCATAGTTTAATTTcccaaatattttcaattatgatgtataacttttaattggctgaatcataatatttatcattgtaaattttgtaactttctattggtagaaaagtaagcgttttctttggacgaaagaatttgtaaatatgcactgtaattattttattggataatattatttctagtttttgtatatatatcgacacattttcgaaataaattttactcaagaaatatctacgaatagtaacaacaagtaagctagggaccagtacccctacaaattattctaattattattttttgaatttaatattttcatagaaataatcttatacaaatgttttaattgaagaaatcattttttttatagttaaattgtaatttataagtcATTTCTAAGCCATTAGATACCTTGCCAAAATTGTAATATgcaacaatatacaatatataactcAAGAGTCACCTATTTGAAATATGagaactattataaatatgaacttatatgtatttcaattacatttaaGTCTAATTCTACCCACTTctgattatgtttaaataaaaatatttattattacaattcaaatctaataaaatctaaaaaaaataacgatgtGATGTGAAATATGATTcatataaaagaaatacttgCATACGTCTCAACTAATAATAgtaaatcctttttttattgattataaattaaaaaaatatatttaattaccaaGAATCTAACTGCTATtgcattatttgtaaatattgtggTACTTACCTTGATATAAAGAGTACGTGACAAAACACCACTAATGCTATTTATattctgaatagttttcgaTACCGATATCTACTACATAAGcgcatgtatatatatacaatatcttCCTTACTAATCATTTCAGTA belongs to Vanessa tameamea isolate UH-Manoa-2023 chromosome 13, ilVanTame1 primary haplotype, whole genome shotgun sequence and includes:
- the LOC113397859 gene encoding uncharacterized protein LOC113397859, with translation MSNLKCERKRKIIHSEGRAIIARVYHFLQEEYNFMKANNMDHCDLSPLANIRKRTAEATGFSERTVTTILKEEKELPSSSASFTSPMKKRRKRNNKFNLANMSLEIIRTTVQNFHIVEKQLLTLSKLRSVLSEKIGFDGCLNTLRSILKKLGYKWRKIGNNREALQERHEIQLWRLNFLKKIFQYRSEGRPIVYTDETYVLTSHVRQNTWLRQNNDLKGNKQFSKKLSTGSRFIVVHAGSSDGFVPNASLVYKAASTSGDYHSNMNHDNYTKWLNEKLLPNLPEKSVIVMDNASYHNTRSSKIPTSNSSKGEMQKWLTENGISFDNRFKKVELYDLIKKNKDRFITFKIDDFIRKKGFEILRLPPYHPELNPIENIWGIIKNQIASKIIGQTMTVVQSLIDECINNIDQITWRNTCKHVEKIEKDYMKYFDYDFQFIINVSEDDDSDNESENDDSDRVEMFDENSNII